A window from Citrus sinensis cultivar Valencia sweet orange chromosome 3, DVS_A1.0, whole genome shotgun sequence encodes these proteins:
- the LOC102613042 gene encoding uncharacterized protein LOC102613042 isoform X1, with product MAKRPDPDDDDDFSELYKEYTGPPGSMVATSQEKAKANKRSLAGSDEEEEPRDPNAVPTDFTSREAKVWEAKSKATERNWKKRKEEEMICKICGESGHFTQILPYGPSPLHCITISISNPIYQITTVAHMCKPTFAVSRRLVRGQREEGCPSTLGANRKSQDFFERVAARDKHVRALFTEKVIQRIEKDISCKIKMDEKFIIVSGKDRLILSKGVDAVHKIIKEEGDQRGTSSSHKSKSRSPEQSPVGTQLRRSESQRSHPVSHNASHFHQRICRQDKVVEDRVREDVQKFSRGSPQAYGSDGARGRSSHSKSPGRPPYASNLHNSYDGHNQSMGGYRNDGWDIERRGSDMQSGHQFEYPAFPKTLDELELDYTREAMELGRIRDKEEDEENYKHRETIREMRESYMKKLTQVRAMHAKQWEEFLQLDGQRHQHQAREQMSASGFGGYKQHNYSSYDGSSTNSEYAGTSYPMDSRGRYPNPMETYPSRAHDTHGGFQRQRREEFGKAYNRY from the exons ATGGCAAAAAGACCAGATCcagatgacgatgatgatttTAGCGAACTCTACAAGGAATACACGGGCCCACCAGGAAGCATGGTTGCCACGTCGCAAGAAAAGGCAAAAGCAAACAAGCGTTCATTAGCAGGTTCTGACGAGGAAGAGGAACCGCGCGACCCCAATGCTGTCCCGACCGATTTCACTAGCAGAGAAGCTAAGGTTTGGGAGGCAAAATCAAAAGCTACTGAAAGGAATTGGAAGAAgaggaaagaagaagaaatgattTGCAAAATATGTGGAGAATCAGGTCACTTTACTCAG ATCCTTCCATACGGCCCCTCTCCTCTCCACTGCATCACAATCTCAATATCAAACCCCATATATCAAATAACGACAGTGGCACACATGTGCAAACCAACATTTGCAGTCTCAAGGAGGTTGGTGAGGGGTCAGAGGGAAGAG GGGTGCCCCTCGACTCTCGGAGCAAATCGCAAGTCTCAAGATTTTTTTGAAAGGGTAGCTGCACGAGATAAGCATGTGAGAGCACTTTTTACAGAGAAAGTGATACAGAGAATTGAAAAGGATATCAGTTGCAAAATCAAAATGGATGAGAAATTTATTATAGTCAGTGGAAAGGATAGGTTAATTCTGTCAAAAGGTGTGGATGCAGTGCACAAAATTATTAAGGAGGAGGGTGATCAGAGGGGTACATCTAGTTCTCACAAGAGTAAATCTAGGTCGCCAGAGCAAAGTCCTGTTGGTACACAGTTACGACGCTCTGAATCCCAAAGGTCTCATCCGGTTTCACATAATGCATCACATTTTCACCAGCGTATTTGTAGGCAGGATAAGGTAGTGGAAGACCGTGTCCGTGAAGATGTCCAGAAATTTTCAAGGGGTTCTCCACAAG CTTATGGTAGTGATGGAGCTAGAGGTCGTTCAAGCCATTCTAAATCTCCTGGCCGTCCCCCTTATGCTAGCAATTTGCATAATTCGTATGATGGTCATAATCAGAGCATGGGTGGTTACAGAAATGATGGATGGGATATTGAGAGACGGGGATCAGATATGCAATCAGGCCATCAGTTTGAATACCCTGCATTTCCTAAGACATTGGATGAGTTAGAATTGGATTATACGAGGGAAGCTATGGAACTTGGAAGGATTCGTGAtaaggaagaagatgaagagaaCTACAAGCATCGTGAG ACTATCAGGGAGATGAGAGAGAGTTACATGAAGAAACTGACTCAGGTAAGggccatgcatgcaaaacagtGGGAGGAGTTTCTTCAACTTGATGGCCAAAGGCATCAGCATCAAGCTCGAGAGCAAATGTCTGCCTCAGGTTTTGGTGGTTACAAACAGCATAACTATTCCAGCTACGATGGTTCTTCAACAAATTCTGAATATGCTGGAACTAGTTATCCTATGGATTCAAGAGGCAGGTACCCAAACCCCATGGAAACTTATCCTTCGAGGGCTCATGACACCCACGGTGGGTTTCAGCGTCAGAGACGTGAGGAATTTGGGAAGGCTTACAATCGATACTAA
- the LOC102613042 gene encoding uncharacterized protein LOC102613042 isoform X2: MAKRPDPDDDDDFSELYKEYTGPPGSMVATSQEKAKANKRSLAGSDEEEEPRDPNAVPTDFTSREAKVWEAKSKATERNWKKRKEEEMICKICGESGHFTQGCPSTLGANRKSQDFFERVAARDKHVRALFTEKVIQRIEKDISCKIKMDEKFIIVSGKDRLILSKGVDAVHKIIKEEGDQRGTSSSHKSKSRSPEQSPVGTQLRRSESQRSHPVSHNASHFHQRICRQDKVVEDRVREDVQKFSRGSPQAYGSDGARGRSSHSKSPGRPPYASNLHNSYDGHNQSMGGYRNDGWDIERRGSDMQSGHQFEYPAFPKTLDELELDYTREAMELGRIRDKEEDEENYKHRETIREMRESYMKKLTQVRAMHAKQWEEFLQLDGQRHQHQAREQMSASGFGGYKQHNYSSYDGSSTNSEYAGTSYPMDSRGRYPNPMETYPSRAHDTHGGFQRQRREEFGKAYNRY; this comes from the exons ATGGCAAAAAGACCAGATCcagatgacgatgatgatttTAGCGAACTCTACAAGGAATACACGGGCCCACCAGGAAGCATGGTTGCCACGTCGCAAGAAAAGGCAAAAGCAAACAAGCGTTCATTAGCAGGTTCTGACGAGGAAGAGGAACCGCGCGACCCCAATGCTGTCCCGACCGATTTCACTAGCAGAGAAGCTAAGGTTTGGGAGGCAAAATCAAAAGCTACTGAAAGGAATTGGAAGAAgaggaaagaagaagaaatgattTGCAAAATATGTGGAGAATCAGGTCACTTTACTCAG GGGTGCCCCTCGACTCTCGGAGCAAATCGCAAGTCTCAAGATTTTTTTGAAAGGGTAGCTGCACGAGATAAGCATGTGAGAGCACTTTTTACAGAGAAAGTGATACAGAGAATTGAAAAGGATATCAGTTGCAAAATCAAAATGGATGAGAAATTTATTATAGTCAGTGGAAAGGATAGGTTAATTCTGTCAAAAGGTGTGGATGCAGTGCACAAAATTATTAAGGAGGAGGGTGATCAGAGGGGTACATCTAGTTCTCACAAGAGTAAATCTAGGTCGCCAGAGCAAAGTCCTGTTGGTACACAGTTACGACGCTCTGAATCCCAAAGGTCTCATCCGGTTTCACATAATGCATCACATTTTCACCAGCGTATTTGTAGGCAGGATAAGGTAGTGGAAGACCGTGTCCGTGAAGATGTCCAGAAATTTTCAAGGGGTTCTCCACAAG CTTATGGTAGTGATGGAGCTAGAGGTCGTTCAAGCCATTCTAAATCTCCTGGCCGTCCCCCTTATGCTAGCAATTTGCATAATTCGTATGATGGTCATAATCAGAGCATGGGTGGTTACAGAAATGATGGATGGGATATTGAGAGACGGGGATCAGATATGCAATCAGGCCATCAGTTTGAATACCCTGCATTTCCTAAGACATTGGATGAGTTAGAATTGGATTATACGAGGGAAGCTATGGAACTTGGAAGGATTCGTGAtaaggaagaagatgaagagaaCTACAAGCATCGTGAG ACTATCAGGGAGATGAGAGAGAGTTACATGAAGAAACTGACTCAGGTAAGggccatgcatgcaaaacagtGGGAGGAGTTTCTTCAACTTGATGGCCAAAGGCATCAGCATCAAGCTCGAGAGCAAATGTCTGCCTCAGGTTTTGGTGGTTACAAACAGCATAACTATTCCAGCTACGATGGTTCTTCAACAAATTCTGAATATGCTGGAACTAGTTATCCTATGGATTCAAGAGGCAGGTACCCAAACCCCATGGAAACTTATCCTTCGAGGGCTCATGACACCCACGGTGGGTTTCAGCGTCAGAGACGTGAGGAATTTGGGAAGGCTTACAATCGATACTAA
- the LOC107174355 gene encoding 3'-5' exonuclease, with amino-acid sequence MAYAQSISFCGKIIETTVTSTTSVVENWLLKIRSLHSAQILIVGLNCKWKPHPIPSLSGKIATLQLCVDTKCLILQLLYMDCIPLSIKNFLSDPNVVFVGIEVEEIMSKLKNEYGLCIKKKIDVRTLAKLHFPISCLGKPGLKVLAYQLLRLRPWKPKKVCMNNLESGFLDTELIKFACIDAYVSCAIGTKLLLEETQ; translated from the coding sequence ATGGCCTACGCACAGTCGATTTCTTTCTGTGGCAAAATCATAGAAACAACAGTCACATCCACAACTTCTGTAGTAGAAAATTGGTTGCTCAAAATTCGATCATTGCACAGCGCACAAATACTCATTGTAGGATTGAATTGTAAGTGGAAGCCGCATCCTATACCATCACTCAGCGGCAAAATTGCCACCTTGCAACTCTGCGTTGATACCAAGTGTCTCATTCTACAACTACTTTATATGGACTGCATTCCCTTGTCTATTAAGAACTTTCTGAGCGATCCTAACGTCGTTTTTGTGGGAATTGAGGTTGAAGAGATTATGTCGAAGCTTAAAAACGAGTATGGACTCTGCATTAAGAAGAAGATCGACGTTCGCACTCTAGCAAAATTGCATTTTCCGATTAGTTGCCTTGGAAAACCCGGCTTAAAGGTCCTTGCTTATCAGTTGCTGCGGCTGCGTCCGTGGAAACCAAAGAAGGTTTGCATGAATAATTTGGAATCTGGGTTTCTTGATACAGAGCTTATTAAATTTGCATGTATTGATGCGTATGTTTCTTGTGCAATTGGCACAAAGCTGCTTCTCGAAGAGACACAATGA
- the LOC102613720 gene encoding uncharacterized protein LOC102613720, translating to MDHLDLRDKEFEVDLESGGTTSEEDGTRDLVSANRQTNRIFNWVWTGHFGTDSPVNGNCDTNFCSNLTKFGETVNENMQSLLEKNLEGDCKESVAPLEKKSVEGKYKKPNSRKAPKPPRPPKGPSLDAADHELVREIAELAMRKRARIERIKALKKIKNTKGSNSCSSLSAMIITLIFCLIVIFQGFCFRNSGSVGMHGSPAPAVTASESLISIQFYKSFSARESDGPGAGSVNLAEERVSGLDFEGRPNKVAR from the exons ATGGATCATTTGGATTTAAGAGACAAGGAGTTTGAAGTAGATCTTGAAAGTGGTGGGACTACCAGTGAGGAGGATGGAACCAGGGATCTGGTTTCGGCAAATAGACAAACAAATAGAATATTCAATTGGGTTTGGACTGGTCATTTTGGCACTGATAGTCCAGTCAACGGTAACTGTGACACGAACTTCTGCagcaatttaacaaaatttgggGAAACTGTGAATGAGAATATGCAGTCATTGTTAGAAAAGAATTTGGAAGGTGATTGCAAAGAAAGTGTTGCCCCGTTGGAGAAGAAGAGTGTGGAAGGGAAGTATAAAAAACCCAACTCTAGGAAAGCTCCCAAGCCACCCCGTCCTCCTAAAGGTCCATCATTGGATGCTGCTGACCATGAGTTGGTAAGGGAAATTGCTGAGCTTGCCATGAGAAAGCGTGCCAGGATTGAAAGAATTAAAGCGTTGAAGAAGATCAAAAATACTAAGGGATCCAATTCATGCAGTAGTCTATCCGCCATGATCATCACACTTATCTTTTGTCTCATTGTTATCTTTCAAG GATTTTGCTTCAGAAACAGTGGCAGTGTGGGTATGCATGGGTCTCCTGCACCAGCAGTCACTGCAAGTGAGAGTCTGATTTCTATTCAGTTTTACAAGAGTTTCTCTGCCCGTGAAAGTGATGGACCTGGCGCTGGCTCTGTTAA TTTGGCAGAAGAGCGAGTTTCTGGTCTTGATTTTGAGGGAAGGCCTAATAAAGTTGCCAGATGA